In Candidatus Cloacimonadaceae bacterium, the DNA window TGATCCGTTGATCATTGTCATCATCACGATGCAAACAAAAATCATATCTACTTGCTATAGAGCCATATCTTTCTTTCAAGCGGCCGAATCTGATCAGTATCTTCTTTGCATCAAGTAGATATCCGCTTTTGTTTATGCTTATCAGATGCTCTGCCTCTTCCAGGAACTTACGCTCACGCAGACTGACCATACCGCGTTCTTTCAGTGCTTTAGCTTCACTGTAAACCAAAATCCGGGTCAGGTCGTTCTCGCTTGCCTTTTTCAGGTATAGCTTGCCATTCTGTCTGTCGCGACTCTCGACAAAGCCTTCCATGCTCATGAACTCCTCCCGAAAGTCGTTTACCGCGTTACGGCGCTCAATAACAAAGTACGTATAGCCTTGTTCTTTGAGCCAGGCAATGTTGTCTTTGGTGGCAATCCCTCTGTCCATGACCACCATAGGCTGGGCAAGGCGATCAATCAAATCTTCCTGATTATTGCGGACTTCATCCATTACTTCCTGTAGAGTCTTGGGTTCGGATTGATTACCG includes these proteins:
- a CDS encoding transposase, whose protein sequence is GNQSEPKTLQEVMDEVRNNQEDLIDRLAQPMVVMDRGIATKDNIAWLKEQGYTYFVIERRNAVNDFREEFMSMEGFVESRDRQNGKLYLKKASENDLTRILVYSEAKALKERGMVSLRERKFLEEAEHLISINKSGYLLDAKKILIRFGRLKERYGSIASRYDFCLHRDDDNDQRIKRIDLLDLNRKSAKAEFPGCYVIETNSIGLSSEEIWGFYMKLNEVEAAFRCMNTDLGTSPIHHQNDTRVEAHLFYSVLAYSILKSVIRKLADQDIHMSWTSLKQTLSTHMRATIMYTDPEGYRTHIRQTGQPEDEAKKLFSILKVKVSKNQIISKVKV